From one Anopheles bellator chromosome 1, idAnoBellAS_SP24_06.2, whole genome shotgun sequence genomic stretch:
- the LOC131216158 gene encoding all trans-polyprenyl-diphosphate synthase PDSS2-like has product MALSKVIRMCGLRQLRPLPSARPQALLASMAPTQDPRRFNTSQPDWQEKLATRSVQRNDWNRAVSEAEKIVGYPTSFLSLRWLLSDEIANVALHLRKLVGSNHPLLKTAKSLINNDKNQQAWGLIVLLVSKAAGHTGNIPNMEQDKSAGVLHSQRALAEVTEMMRTSHLVHQGMLNLQSFNNAGNDLSGDSDMIFGNKIALLGGDYLLANACQQVATLRNQDLNMLISSAFRDLAESNFIGERDEQNNPLPTKPGTGAKELATDVTSLDDMGFGDLEDNTQPMKVDGAVGNPEKEWSLRNVLGGGSLLGKSCQGALMLGGHPEALQKQGYLFGKHLSLAWQACIDLQPFLLPKLPLGAQFSLVSAPVLFHLEHDSALYEEIEKGRRSVDSIDYNMVYQEVVQGPGLEKTKILQRKHSIAAMKVLNELPASDARTALQNIIVAMQEL; this is encoded by the exons ATGGCCTTGAGCAAAGTGATACGGATGTGCGGGTTGCGCCAGTTGCGGCCATTGCCGTCTGCGCGGCCACAGGCGCTGCTGGCGTCGATGGCGCCGACCCAGGATCCTCGGCGGTTCAACACGAGCCAGCCCGACTGGCAGGAGAAACTCGCCACTCGGAGTGTCCAGCGGAACGACTGGAACCGGGCCGTCAGCGAGGCGGAGAAGATCGTCGGTTACCCGACGTCGTTCCTCAGCCTGCGGTGGCTGCTGAGCGACGAGATCGCGAACGTGGCCCTTCATCTACGGAAGCTGGTCGGCAGCAACCATCCGCTGCTGAAAACTGCCAA GTCGCTGATCAACAACGACAAGAATCAGCAGGCCTGGGGACTGAtagtgctgctggtgtcgaaagcggccggccacaccgggAACATCCCGAACATGGAGCAGGACAAGAGTGCCGGGGTGCTGCACTCGCAGCGGGCGCTCGCCGAAGTGACGGAAATGATGCGCACCTCGCACCTGGTGCACCAAGGAATGCTGAACCTGCAGTCGTTCAACAACGCCGGCAACGACCTGAGCGGCGACAGTGACATGATCTTCGGCAACAAGATCGCCCTGCTCGGTGGTGACTATCTACTGGCCAATGCCTGTCAGCAGGTGGCCACCCTACG CAATCAAGATCTGAACATGCTGATTTCGTCCGCGTTCCGCGATCTGGCCGAATCGAACTTTATCGGCGAGCGAGACGAGCAGAACAATCCCCTGCCGACGAAGCCGGGCACGGGCGCGAAGGAGCTGGCGACGGACGTAACCAGCCTGGACGATATGGGCTTCGGCGATCTGGAGGACAACACGCAGCCGATGAAGGTGGACGGAGCCGTCGGTAACCCGGAGAAGGAATGGTCACTCCGGAACGtgctcggcggtggcagtCTGCTTGGCAAAAGCTGCCAAGGGGCACTGATGCTCGGGGGCCATCCGGAAGCGCTGCAGAAGCAGGGCTACCTGTTCGGCAAGCATTTGTCGCTGGCCTGGCAGGCGTGCATCGATCTGCAACCGTTTCTGCTCCCGAAGCTACCGCTCG GAGCACAGTTCAGTCTGGTGTCGGCACCGGTTCTGTTCCACCTGGAGCATGACAGCGCACTGTACGAGGAGATCGAGAAGGGGCGCCGCTCGGTGGACAGCATTGACTACAACATGGTGTACCAGGAAGTGGTGCAAGGACCGGGGCTCGAGAAGACGAAGATCCTTCAGCGCAAGCACAGCATAGCGGCGATGAAGGTGCTGAACGAGCTGCCCGCTTCGGATGCCCGAACGGCCCTGCAGAACATCATTGTGGCGATGCAGGAGCTGTAA